From a region of the Arachis ipaensis cultivar K30076 chromosome B09, Araip1.1, whole genome shotgun sequence genome:
- the LOC110266411 gene encoding protein ASPARTIC PROTEASE IN GUARD CELL 1-like yields the protein MARGMSLFDTCYDMSSMGSVEVPTVSFHFEGGMVLTLDANTYLIPVDSVGTFCFAFAPTNSPLSIIGNVQQQGTRVSFDLANSLVGFSANSC from the coding sequence ATGGCGAGAGGGATGTCGTTGTTTGACACGTGCTACGACATGTCGTCGATGGGCAGTGTGGAGGTTCCGACGGTGTCGTTTCATTTTGAAGGTGGGATGGTCTTGACCTTGGATGCTAACACTTACCTGATACCGGTTGACTCCGTTGGCACCTTCTGCTTTGCGTTCGCTCCCACGAACTCGCCCCTGTCCATCATTGGGAATGTTCAGCAGCAGGGGACACGTGTCAGTTTCGATCTCGCTAATTCCCTCGTTGGCTTCTCTGCTAACAGTTGCTGA
- the LOC107616182 gene encoding protein ASPARTIC PROTEASE IN GUARD CELL 1-like, with protein MAMAKLAIYSNNNTIFLREIMPLLLPYTYSSHHALSFQVPMAPLFSVIVLFIIIICDSPLAHSRTTPHHIPKTTFLDVTASIQKTLQVLDFNHHKQQEQLSSTPSSKLSLHLHSRVSLQKPTHHDYKSLTLSRLERDSARVTTLLTRSQSFSVSELEGPIVSGTSQGSGEYFSRVGIGEPPNPVYMVLDTGSDISWVQCSPCSGCYRQSDPIFDPNSSSSFHPLSCDSTHCQLLDESQCLNSNCLYEVSYGDGSYTVGEFVTETITIGQSSVTNIAIGCGHNNQGLFIGAAGLLGLGGGTLSFPAQLNSTSFS; from the coding sequence ATGGCAATGGCCAAGCTTGCCATATACAGCAATAATAATACCATTTTCTTACGTGAAATCATGCCTCTGCTGCTGCCCTATACATACTCTTCACACCATGCACTCTCATTTCAGGTTCCAATGGCTCCTCTGTTTTCCGTCATCgtcctcttcatcatcatcatctgtgATTCCCCGTTGGCACACTCTCGCACCACACCCCATCACATACCTAAAACCACGTTCCTCGATGTCACTGCCTCCATTCAAAAAACCCTTCAAGTTCTCGACTTCAACCACCACAAACAACAAGAGCAACTCAGTTCTACGCCATCATCAAAGCTCTCTCTGCATCTTCATTCTCGAGTATCACTTCAGAAGCCAACACACCACGACTACAAGTCCCTCACTTTATCCCGACTCGAGCGCGACTCAGCCCGAGTCACGACCCTCCTAACTCGTTCACAATCCTTCAGCGTCTCGGAACTTGAGGGACCCATCGTCTCCGGAACTAGTCAGGGAAGCGGCGAGTACTTCTCCCGAGTCGGAATCGGCGAGCCACCGAATCCTGTCTACATGGTCCTCGACACTGGCAGTGACATCAGCTGGGTGCAATGCTCACCCTGCTCCGGTTGCTACCGCCAATCCGACCCGATATTCGACCCGAACTCATCGTCTTCCTTTCACCCACTCTCCTGCGACTCAACTCACTGTCAATTGCTCGACGAATCTCAGTGTCTCAACAGCAACTGCCTCTACGAGGTCTCCTATGGCGATGGTTCCTATACCGTCGGTGAATTCGTCACCGAAACCATCACCATTGGCCAAAGCTCCGTCACAAACATCGCCATCGGCTGCGGCCACAACAACCAAGGCTTGTTCATCGGAGCAGCAGGGTTGCTCGGACTCGGCGGCGGAACCTTATCTTTTCCGGCTCAGCTGAATTCGACGTCGTTTTCA